DNA sequence from the Candidatus Terasakiella magnetica genome:
AGTTTTAAAGGGCTTATTTAGCCGAGAGCTGGATAGTCACCAGATTTTCTTTGCCATTGGCGAAAGCCTCGCCCATCTTCATCACCTTGTCGCCCAAGGGCGTTTGATCCGCGATGATGGTCTGGATGGGGTGAGTATGTTTAGGCAAAAGCCTGAGTAGGACTTTTACTTGTTTGTTGCAGCACCAATGACATGGATCCAGCCGAGATAACCGTCTTCTGCGGCGCGTTGCCACAGCTCCATACCTTCGCGCGCATTGTCATAGGCTGTTTGGCCGATGCGTGGCAGGATTTCACTTTTTTTACGCTCTAGCTGTTTTAATGCCCAGCCATAGGTGCGCGAAACATTTTCAGACCAGTCATCCCATTTTTCCACTTGGAAGTCAGCTTCTTTGAGTTTGACTTCATATTCATATTTGGACCACATGGACGGCGTTTTAACACGCTTGAGAATTTTTTCGCGCAAGGCCGGCGGGGTGGAGCGACGAAGTGTAATCTCAGAAAAAGCCAATAGGCCAAAAGGTTCCAGCACACGGTGGGCTTCATTCAGCACGCGCATGCGATCACCAGCATGTAAGAAACTTTCCTGACTCCAGTAAACTTCAAAGCTGTTATTCTCATAAGGTAAATGGTGATAGTCGCATTTCTCAAAACGCACTTTATCATCAAGCCCTTCAGCTTTTGTCAGCTCAGCTGCACGATCAAGCTGGCGCGAAGAAATATTGGTGGCAAGTATAGAACAATCAAAACTGCGTGCCAGTTGGCGGGCCAATGTGCCAAAACCGCAACCAACCTCTAAAACCTTACTTTCTTTATGAAGGGCAATGCCATCAATCATGGTGTCTTTGGCGCGTTGCATGGCTGTAGGCAGGGCCTCTTCCTGTGTTTTAAACAGGCCCAGGTGCATGCTGCTTCCCCAGATGCTGCGATAAATTTCGTCTGCAGTACCGTCATAATAATCAACGGCCGCTTCAACAGCAGAAGTAATCTCAGAAGTGGTTGCCAAAGAAAGGTTGGTCATGGAAAAGCCCAAAAAGAAGGTGTGTCTGGAATCAAACAGGCTGCCACAAAGGGCAGCCAGTCAGGAAAATATAGCTTAAATTAGATTAAGCGCAAGCCGCTGTTTCATCATTTGCACAATATAGGTTGTACAATGTTTCAATCACAGTTGAGGCTTCTTCCCCTTTAAGGGAATAATAAATTGTCTGTGCATCCCGGCGCGTTTGCACCAGATTGTCACGGCGCAGGCGTGCAAGATGTTGGGATAAGGCAGACTGGCTCAAACCGATGATCTCTTCCAGCTCACCAACCGATTTTTCATCGGTGGAGATTTGGCACAAGATCATAAGGCGGTGTTGATTGCTCATTGCCTTAAGGAGTGTGCTGGCACGACGTGCGTTTTCTTCGAGTTTTTGGAGTTCGATGTCCATTGATCTATTCGCTGATTTATTATAATTAAGAACGCCTCTTATTTCGTTAGCCACGTATATAAGAAGATCGCATAAGCGGAATATAAGCATTTGTACAATTTTATTCCATATAAAAATGCAAATATTACGCAAAAAACTCGTATATGCTATATCTGTATCAAAGATAAATGTAATATATCTTTTTGCAGGATCACAAACTGTCTTATAAGCTGTTAAAAACAATGACGATGAGAATGTAATGACCCAAATTGATCGCAAATTTGATGCCTCAGGCATGAGATGCCCAATTCCTGTATTGCGTGCAACAAAAGAGATTAAAGCCATGCAAACAGGTGAGGTGCTTGAAATTCTCGCAACGGACGGGCAGGCACC
Encoded proteins:
- a CDS encoding SAM-dependent methyltransferase, with product MTNLSLATTSEITSAVEAAVDYYDGTADEIYRSIWGSSMHLGLFKTQEEALPTAMQRAKDTMIDGIALHKESKVLEVGCGFGTLARQLARSFDCSILATNISSRQLDRAAELTKAEGLDDKVRFEKCDYHHLPYENNSFEVYWSQESFLHAGDRMRVLNEAHRVLEPFGLLAFSEITLRRSTPPALREKILKRVKTPSMWSKYEYEVKLKEADFQVEKWDDWSENVSRTYGWALKQLERKKSEILPRIGQTAYDNAREGMELWQRAAEDGYLGWIHVIGAATNK
- a CDS encoding ArsR/SmtB family transcription factor, whose product is MELQKLEENARRASTLLKAMSNQHRLMILCQISTDEKSVGELEEIIGLSQSALSQHLARLRRDNLVQTRRDAQTIYYSLKGEEASTVIETLYNLYCANDETAACA
- a CDS encoding sulfurtransferase TusA family protein translates to MTQIDRKFDASGMRCPIPVLRATKEIKAMQTGEVLEILATDGQAPRDFRDYCKETGHEILLNEERDGTYVIVIRKG